The segment TTACATAATCAAATAACTGATATTCTAATTCCTCAAAACTACTAAAGATCTTATTAAACGCAAACTCTGTTTTAACTACTTTAAAAGCAGCTTCTGCAACAGCATTATCATAGGGACAGCCTTTCTTACTCAAGGAACGGTTAATACTAAATGTATTTAATAGCTGATCTATAACTTTATTTTTAAATTCATTGCCTCTATCAG is part of the Selenihalanaerobacter shriftii genome and harbors:
- a CDS encoding IS3 family transposase; amino-acid sequence: DRGNEFKNKVIDQLLNTFSINRSLSKKGCPYDNAVAEAAFKVVKTEFAFNKIFSSFEELEYQLFDYVNWYNNHRIHGSLNYLTPVEYRMLMSEKKVS